Proteins encoded within one genomic window of Plasmodium cynomolgi strain B DNA, chromosome 11, whole genome shotgun sequence:
- a CDS encoding cell division cycle protein 48 homologue (putative) has product MENSADVKAVADENNGDGKVTKKKNLSRLIVEEATNDDNSVVALNTKRMEELNFFRGDTILIKGKKRHSTICIILNDNELDEGKIRINKVARKNLRVCLGDIVYVKPCPEIPYGKKIQVLPLDDTIEGLAKDTLFEIFLKPYFNESYRPVKKGDLFLVRGGFMSVEFKVVEVDPDDFCIVSPDTVIYYEGDPIKRDDEEKLDEIGYDDIGGCKKQLAQIREMIELPLRHPGLFKTLGVKPPRGVLLYGPPGSGKTCIARAVANETGAFFFLINGPEVMSKMAGEAEANLRRAFEEAEKNSPAIIFIDEIDSIAPKREKTNGEVERRVVSQLLTLMDGIKSRGQVVVIAATNRQNSIDPALRRFGRFDREIDIGVPDDNGRFEILRIHTKNMKLSPDVKLEELASSTHGFVGADLAQLCTEAALTCIREKMDVIDLEDEIIDKEVLESMCVTQDHFNMALGTCNPSSLRETVVEVPNVKWDDIGGLDEVKNTLREMILYPIDHPDKFEKFGMSPSRGVLFYGPPGCGKTLLAKAVASECSANFVSIKGPELLTMWFGESEANVREVFDKARAAAPCVLFFDELDSIGTQRGSTLGDGSGAGDRVMNQLLTEIDGVGPKKNLFFIGATNRPELLDEALLRPGRLDQLIYIPLPDLAARISILSAILRKCPVADNVPIDFLAQKTAGFSGADLAELCQRAARAAIRDAIDAEEMNKKSKLQMYPNEKTENGENAQSIQNGTTVQNNEESTIKYEITRHHFKEGLAGARRSVSQADLIKYDNFRIKFDPLYKTKTGGGNDDFIIDWPDEENNEEPQEYNVDDDLYS; this is encoded by the exons ATGGAGAACAGTGCCGATGTGAAGGCGGTGGCCGATGAAAACAACGGAGATGGGAAAGTgacgaaaaagaagaacctGAGCAGACTCATTGTGGAGGAAGCAACGAACGATGACAACTCCGTTGTGGCCCTGAACACCAAGCGAATGGAGGAATTGAACTTTTTCCGAGGGGACACCATCCTGATtaagggaaagaaaaggcaCTCCACCATTTGCATCATTTTGAATGACAACGAATTGGATGAAGGCAAAATTCGGATCAACAAAGTTGCCAGGAAAAACCTTAGGGTTTGCTTGGGAG ACATCGTCTACGTGAAACCGTGCCCCGAAATCCCGTACGGAAAGAAAATCCAGGTGCTGCCCCTTGATGACACCATCGAAGGCCTTGCGAAGGACACCCTGTTCGAGATTTTCCTAAAGCCGTACTTCAACGAATCGTACAGACCAGTGAAGAAAGGAGACTTGTTCCTTGTCCGAGGTGGGTTCATGTCGGTAGAATTCAAAGTGGTTGAAGTGGACCCTGATGACTTCTGCATCGTTTCCCCAGACACGGTGATATACTACGAAGGAGATCCCATCAAAAGAGACGATGAAGAAAAGCTAGACGAAATAGGTTATGATGACATAGGAGGATGTAAAAAACAGCTAGCTCAAATTAGAGAAATGATCGAACTGCCACTGAGACACCCAGGATTATTTAAGACGTTAGGAGTGAAACCACCCAGAGGAGTATTGCTATATGGACCCCCAGGAAGTGGAAAGACTTGTATAGCTAGAGCTGTGGCAAATGAAACaggagcctttttttttctcataaatGGACCAGAAGTAATGAGTAAAATGGCAGGAGAGGCAGAAGCAAATTTAAGGAGAGCCTtcgaagaagcagaaaaaaattcccctgCAATTATCTTCATTGACGAAATTGATTCCATTGCTcccaaaagagaaaaaacaaatggagaaGTTGAAAGGAGAGTAGTTTCCCAATTGCTAACCCTAATGGATGGAATCAAAAGTAGAGGACAAGTAGTAGTCATAGCAGCAACCAATAGGCAAAATTCTATAGACCCTGCGTTGAGACGATTTGGCAGATTTGACAGAGAAATTGATATAGGAGTACCTGATGACAATGGAagatttgaaattttaagaatACACACCAAAAATATGAAGCTGTCTCCAGATGTGAAGCTAGAAGAACTGGCAAGCAGCACACACGGTTTTGTTGGTGCAGATTTGGCTCAGCTATGTACAGAAGCCGCACTAACATGTATccgagaaaaaatggatgtaaTCGATTTGGAAGATGAAATTATTGACAAGGAGGTGTTAGAAAGTATGTGCGTAACACAGGATCATTTTAACATGGCGTTGGGTACATGCAACCCATCGTCGTTACGAGAAACCGTTGTTGAAGTTCCGAATGTGAAATGGGATGACATTGGTGGACTGGATGAAGTGAAGAATACGTTACGTGAAATGATTCTCTATCCAATTGACCATCCagataaatttgaaaagttTGGTATGTCTCCATCTAGgggtgttttattttatggcCCCCCAGGTTGTGGTAAAACGTTACTAGCCAAAGCCGTTGCATCTGAATGTTCAGCTAATTTTGTATCCATTAAAGGTCCAGAACTGCTAACCATGTGGTTTGGTGAGTCCGAAGCAAATGTTAGAGAAGTATTCGACAAAGCTAGAGCTGCGGCACCTTGTGTTTTATTCTTTGACGAGTTAGATTCCATTGGGACGCAAAGAGGATCTACCCTTGGAGATGGAAGCGGTGCTGGAGATCGTGTAATGAATCAGTTACTAACCGAAATTGATGGGGTTGGACCGAAGAAAAATCTCTTCTTCATAGGAGCAACCAACAGACCTGAATTGTTAGATGAAGCGTTACTAAGACCAGGAAGACTAGATCAGTTGATTTATATTCCTTTGCCTGATTTAGCTGCAAGAATTTCTATCCTAAGCGCTATATTGAGGAAGTGCCCCGTAGCTGATAATGTGCCTATAGACTTTTTGGCCCAGAAGACCGCCGGATTTAGTGGCGCCGATTTAGCGGAGCTCTGCCAGAGGGCAGCCAGAGCGGCCATTCGAGATGCCATCGATGCGGaggaaatgaacaaaaagtCTAAGCTACAAATGTatccaaatgaaaaaaccGAAAATGGGGAGAATGCTCAAAGCATTCAAAATGGTACCACTGTGCAGAATAACGAAGAAAGTACAATCAAATATGAAATTACGAGGCACCACTTCAAGGAGGGACTAGCTGGTGCTAGGAGAAGTGTTTCACAAGCCGACCTAATTAAGTACGACAACTTTAGAATAAAGTTCGATCCTCTGTATAAGACGAAGACGGGTGGTGGAAACGATGACTTCATCATTGATTGGCCCGATGAGGAGAACAACGAGGAACCCCAGGAGTACAACGTGGATGATGACTTGTACTCGTAG